cccaaattgggaatttgtttaccccgtatttgaagcaaccgtaaaaaagtttctcaggattcgtatcacgctaaagatctgattatcatatTCCACTagcgttgcagattttgtatttcacgtgtttcttcaattgcagtccatgtcagcaatttggggttgtgttttacaattggacaagtttaaggggtaaattgttacaattggacaagtttgaagtgtaaattgttacaattgaaagttggagggggcagttgcaacatttggacaagttcaggggattatttatgtattaggcctttaatAAAATGCTAGACCAGTTGAGGCTAAGAAAGACCGGTTGTGAGAAGAAAGTCAATATCAGAAACATCTTGCTTTTCATGAAAATGCAATTCCAGTTCTCATCAATCACTGGATCCAtttctctcttcctcttcctcttgcTTTCTTTCTCCACTTTCACTTCTTCAGGTCTCTCTTCCATCCCTTCTTATTTTGTGAATCAGTTTCATTGAACTGGGTTTTTTGAAATTCAGATCTTGTTTTTCCCTGTTCATTCTATTGTTGATAATGAGATTATTCATTTATGTGTGAATGTGTGTTTCACATACTAATTGTTTCAGTTAGGTATTGGAGAAGTTtctgaaaattaatgaaatctATTTTGCAGAGGCGTATGCTGCAAATGGAAATATCACTATCAAATGGGACGCTATAAGCTGGACTCCGGACGGCTATGTTGTATGCAAATTAAATCAGTTTTTTAGAATTGAATTGTTTTTGGAACTCAGTTTGGTTTGGTATAGTTCAAATGCTAATTCCATTTGCATAATCTGCTGTTATGTTTTGATAGGCAGTTGTTACGATGTATAACTACCAGAAACATCGCAAAATAGAAAAACCAGGTTGGGCATTGGGATGGACATGGGCTAAAAAGGAAGTAATCTGGAGCATGATGGGTGCACAAACCACTGAGCAAGGAGATTGCTCTAAATTTAAAGGAAATATCCCACATTCTTGCAAGAAGGATCCAATTGTTGTGGATTTATTGCCAGGTAGGTActagtttcttttctttttgataATTTATGGGATTCGAACTCAACTCGTGATCTCTAGCTTGGCTGATTAATTGGTGCATCCATCCAGGTACTCCTTACAACCAGCAGATAGCGAATTGCTGCAAAGGGGGAGTGATGAGTGCATGGGCAGAGGACCCTGCTAATGCTGTGAGCGCCTTCCAAGTTTCAGTGGGTATGGCTGGAACCTCGAAAAAGACGGTTAAATTGCCAAACAAGTTCAGGTTGAAAGCACCAAAGTCTGGATACACTTGTGGACCAGCAAAGATTGTGAGGCCAACCAGATTTATTTCACCAGATAAAAGAAGAGTCACTCAAGCTTTGAGTAAGTTTTCTAACattgttaatatatatatattatatatgtttttcattGTGGTTTTCTAACATTTAATTGTATGTGATATCATGGTTGCAGTGACCTGGAATGTTACTTGTACATATTCATATTTCCTGGCTCCAAGAGGAGCTTAGGCCATGTCTTTGTAGCATCGGCGTATGATTTGAGTTAGGCACACTAGTTTCTACTCAAATAAAATCGTATGTaccattttctttttctatttcaaGCCATGTGAATGTGATGTTTGTTTCATGTTTTGGATGAGCCTTCATGTTTTTACAGCTTCATCAATCATGAGAACAAGTCACATTTCTTTCACCAATGAAATAAAGTTATAATGGCTCCATTTATTGGACTAtacaatttcttttcttttttgttgtttattatACAATCAGGATTTGAGTGGACAAAAACCTTCAAATGAGaataactctctctctctctctaaactttatctattttaacatcatggctactgaacttcaattcttaacggatATGATTACTGAACTTTACAATTTTTAATATTGGTGCTCaatcaactttaactaactcctcaaaataccattaacgatctcaaaatgaaaaaactcaagaattaaagttgttcaaaacgaaatttactatgaaaccacattttctattttccaaaatcacagtTTTTGGAGTTTATCTCTCTAAAACTACACTCTCTCTTCTAACAAAACactacctaaatgacctcaaaacgaaaattttcaagaattaaagttttttggaacatcattaactcttcaaattttttattcttaAGCCATCAAATgttgttttgaggcgttgagggaccaccgatattaaaaagtataaagttcaatggctaTACCATTTATAagtgaagttcagtggtcataatgttaaaatggataaagttcagtgtccataaatgtaatttacccctcaaTCATTTCTCAAATTAAGTTGGAAGAAGCTTTCAATTACTCTAACCAATGAAAAATTTATTAGGTATCCTTAAATTACAAATGAAGTACCTCCAATACACATCACTACATATATAGTGTAGTGTGATCCAAATATTTTTACCTCTATACTGTTTTTTTATATGTGATACCACTAATACAGTAACTCTCCGTAAACTTTTCTTGGTAGATTTTTTTGGTTAACATGGAAGGCGCAAGGCTTAAGAAGGGGGAGAAGGaggaaagaaaaattaaaacttaGACACAAATTACtctgggtaaatttcatcaatggtgtacaacttttaccctatttcacactttggtgtacaaccttcattttgtcacactaaaatgtacgaccttataggtgacctcccactatagtatacagcaggtaaaaatgaccggtcaacgcttggTCAACACGCCACCTCAGCAATTTTCATTTAACTCATTAATGAAGATGGACCCACCTAATGTGCAATGACCAAAATACCCTTTATGGGTTTTCTTCCTAAATACTAGTCTCCCTCCTTAGTTTATTTCCTGTaaatactttctctctctacctcCTCTCTCCCTCACTAACCCTTTCTCTCTCCAATTTTAATTCCGAAACAACAGTAAAAAACATAGAGCTAAATGAAATTTATAGCAATAGACAAAAACCACATGTTTTTTTGCTCTGAACCATAAAAAAGAGAAAGCTTTTTATGAGATTAGAAAAAGGATAAATTTTAGGTCTAAGTTCACTTCTTtaaaaaccttttttttatataatactttAAAAACTCTTTTTATCAGTTAAGATTTATGAGAAAATAAGAAGATGACTTATTTTTACTTTGGGTCTAACTTTGGTTTTTCTTGTTGTCGCCAGCATCACAACATTTCCCTTGCCAGCATAACAAGGAAAAAGTAAGGCGAAAGTTAGAATTTAACAGCAAATATTACATTTTAAGTCGCCTCCTTTTCTCAACATCAGAAGGTTTGGTCACTGGAAACACATGTTTTTAAGTCGCCTCCTTCTCTCCTTCATTTAACAAGACAATCGATCGAATCTATATCGTTCAATCTTCACTTATGATAACAGATCAACTTAAAAACACATGTTTTTAACAACACgttttatttgaatttattGGAAATAATctattagagagagaaagggttagtgagagggagagagaaagtgaaagtTACAGAGAGAGAAAATATTTATAGGAAATAAATGAAGGGGAGAGAGTAGTATTTAGGAAGGAAACCCATAAGGGGTATTTTGGTCACTACACATTAGGTGGATCCATCTTTATTAATGAGTTAAATGAAAATTATTGAGGTGGCGTGTTGACCAaccgttgaccggtcatttttacctgctatataccatagtgggaggtcatctATAAGATCGTAcattttagtgtgacaaaatgaaggttgtacactaaagtgtgaaatggagtaaaagttgtacacaattgatgaaatttacccaaatgACTCTGCTAAGAGTCAAACCCTGGCAATCTTCATTGAGAGTTTCCTAGAGGCCTGCAGGGGTATATCAAAGTCATGGAAACCCATGTGACAAGAACCTGCAAAGTTTGCCAACCAGTCAGCAGCACGGTTACCTTCTCGATAAGTGTGTTGGAACGAGATAGCTCAATTTCTATCCCGCAATTCTTTACATCGAGCTAAGATCCATGAATAAGGATGATGGGGTCCCACCTTACTCATTAGGAGTTTGATACTTACACACGAATCCACTTCCACTATAACTTTTTGAAAGCCTTTCTCCCATGCTTGTTTCATCCCAAAATACAAGCCCCATGATTCAACATCATAGATCACTTTTTTCCCCTccagagaaaaggaaaagatGGGGAGAATTAAGGCTGAACTTGTTTCATAGATCACAGTAGAGAgaaagatatatatttttttaagaaaaacatCATTGCACGATTCAACATCCCACACATGATTGTGATGGACAATGGAAAGTTGATCGTGTGAAATTCAAGGAGTTTGTAAGGGTTGCACATCACCAATCGGTCACCTTTATAGCTCATCCTTTGACCAATGGCATGACTAAGGTGACAAACCAGAAAAATCTAACTAGTATAAAGAAGAGTCTAAAAGAGCACAAAAAGGCTTGGGTGGAGGAAGTGCATAATGTCCTTTGGGCCTATCGGACCACACCACGTACGGCCATGAGTGAAACTTTGTTTTCTCTAGTATATAGGGTGGAAGTAGTGATATGATCGAAATGGGATCAACAAGTGACATGGTGGTCTATATATAAATCCCAAAATGAGATAAACATGATAtcatttagaggcgaattgagtgggtgtattttcttcaattagtgaccaaggtaagtaactatcaactatattttgagttttatgtatatagatatatatctaatcaaagaagtttcagaaattgatattttagggttatacaggaattttgtaaaattgaggtttttcatgattttgctttttattgtgaaattacggttcaaatgaagctattgattatgcttctatgtgaatttcagattttacttgattatattgattttaaggcttaatttggttgatttacatatataaatatatgtttttggtttcaatatatatctatattgaacaaaatgaatttgatgatttcttacgaattgtttttggattgagaaatctgttgcggttattgttgttattattttggattgaagtccaaatatgatttttatgatacaaaaggggtaattgaagtcaaatgatttatggttatgaaatagtttggaatttgattgtgcaaggaaatttgagtacgttatgattttatgattttatatccatcgagagttatccggatcggtggctttctatttgaagaccatgttcagtgagggacatggcatgtgtacacattcttaagacctattgggtatggcagcgaagtgttaggtaagaccatatgggataggcaatgttaagagacgtctcgactatatatgtggttatggattgatacttaaggggagaaactcgaggatggatacaatgttttaagttcatttggattatgttttcgattatgattgattttgatataaggttttacgtttgattaaatacgagttggtttgataaaacacttatttgattacaatattttataaggttttgaactccaGAATCGATacaagattttatatttttggtttttggtttactactttgactatattatgaactttggttttgaatatattttataaggttttaattaaatccctttttaaaggtatatatgtagctatgttcagtaagttggtttttatagttgatagtttcttactgagatttttgtctcacctctttaaatattttaatgtttttaggtgataaagtacaggatatagagaaggttactgaCCAATTAGCCGaggttggagactcctaagtgttgattatgatctttctatttcacacccgatgccgattgaggtcatttagggtcgggtgtgacagctTATGTGAGGATAGAAGCCTACAAAGAGAGGTAGTTGCCCGTATACCATGACAATAAGGTCATGATGGTAGAACTGAATGTGAGGGATATGGTCTTGAGAAAAACCGAATTCTCACAATCTAAAAGGATGGGCACCCACTGGGATAGACCCTATAAGGTGGTGAATAAAATAAACTCTACAACCCTCAAGCTAGAAAATTAGAAAGGCAAAGTATTTCATTGAACGTGGAATGTACAGTATCTCAGAAAGTACCAAACTATGAAGTAATAAGACTCAAAGATATTCAGTATGCCTTTATGATTATTTGCactttatgttttttcgaatgTCTaagtattgtttttttttatctatgaaCTAAGGAGATTTTGTCCCATCTAAAATACTTAATGAAATCTTCCAGTTGGAATGATTCAATGACATATGAATGTTGCttttatctaatatatatatatatatatatatatattttgatgatccgcgaagccaaaacgggccgaatcataaacacgggcccaatctacacttagacccatggtccaagatcaaacgggctccgaataaaggaagcgggtaaagcgaataaccaccccgacatcctaaacggagcattaaaactcccactcaaacacgtttgttgccacgtaagggacgtggcctagAAAGAGTAActgccctcggcggttacttcagaacacttataaaaagacATAAGGccagagggggggggggggtacattcatatttttccagcaatactattatcaatttaccaaccgtcctacaaaaactgacttgatcgtcggagagttttcccgaagatcctgtctccggttctgttttgcaggtaactacggtggagatcatctaatcggatccagcaagttatcattggtgcggtgaaggtggaccttttttaccaacatttggttaaaggtacacaaagaacatgtcagaaccatcacgaacgaccggcgttacaaccAAATCagctagtatgaactcaaggggtccatggattgcgaattcgcagcctgcgagtacacaaccTATGGTGCCTAGCTCGACGAACCCtccgggacaattgagtccattattggaagtccaagtgcaaactgagatggagatgtccaatagcgatttcgtccaaatggcaggacaagtcttggcttcaaatatgagccaagcggtgGGGGATCGAATGATTGGTTTGCTAACCGCAATCGCTgatcacaataccgccgtggcggctgctcctcaacaacctgttgtcatctccacacaaccatcgactactgccaccatatctgcgcttccgcagccatctcgagagccaaatcagataggtcagagtagtcgcatgaacccacacagccacccaggcaactactcatatcacgatcctagtatgacgatccatccgacctggcaaacatcccaaccgacgtCGGGAATGCCAAGAATCCTTCCGCTACGACAAACGGAGCCCTTTGTTCACGGATATTCAGAGTTGATGACGTCTGGGGCGAATACGTCTGGACAggagcacacttggaactttgatcctataactggacgGCGACTAGAACCACGGCGGGAACAACTTTCAACACcaattggcgggtggatgccacctagAGTTCACCAGCAGTGGATGGAAGAGGATCGGCGAATACCCCATATTGAATTGGAATATCAACTGCGGagtatgatggagcgaatggggtacacacctagggcgagagcagaggtGCAGAGCGATTCGCCCTTCGCtccatcgttgcgggaatttattccagatcacaggataaaagcgccggcgatacctaaatactatggggacccaaattctgatcctgaagcacatgtcaggaactatagagaattaatggatgttgcaggagcgagtgaaagcataatttgcagattattctcgaccactttgggcggagcggcatctgattggtttcggtctttacctactgaatccattcacaactggaatcaatacagtcgtgatttctgtgcaaagttcgtgggctgtaaagcagcggatgtgacggataggcagctgaaggagatcaaacagagaaattataattccctaagggaatttgttgtcgcatttaatgatattctggtgcggttacaGAACCCGGATATAGTAAGCATTCGCAatatcatggcggatggaaccacggattggagcatgtgggaggaaatcatccggaaCAAGCCACGCACCGTggctgaactcatgaagatagcaaaagaattcatggaagtggacgacgttaacagggagcatagagctcaaacAAGGCGAGAAAGGGAGGCGGCTAGGTACACTTCAGATGGTCGACGGCATCAAAACCAAACACATTataaggataattttgttcgaaagggCAATCGTTCCTTTCAAGGGGGGGGATaccaaacaccattgaacacgactcgtcatgaggtgctactttggattgagaaaagccccctgaaaaaggatgtgcagtttcctgaggcCAAGGGACGAACCAATTTGGggagatatcctaacaaatattgcaggttccacagattgaatggccatgacacaaacgattgctatgaattgaagaaggagattgaaaagctaatcgagagaggcaaactgagtcaattcgtaagaaaagagGCGAGTgacgagaaaacaacgctcccgcatgaagtGGATGcaaggccagaaaagaagcagaaaaaaggggtgataaacgtgatagcaggcgggatctatgagcctccaacaaaaagggctcgccgtgaacagcgaaaaagcaacacacataggggggatgccctcaattactcatttgcgcgaatcacggagccacatgcggatgctttggtgattacaatggccgtagaaggatgggacgttaagcgggtccttattgatacaggcagttcttgtaatgttattactcggactgcattcaacaagctgggaattaatgacgaacgagtggaacatacgttcatggatgtaactggctttggaggtcaatcatctcaaacaagtggacaggtggtgctggaggcagaaatgggtgataagaatctaaaatggcgaggtgatctagaattcgtaattattgatctcccattggcctacaacataattctggggcgtccgttcctatcgaaaacggaatcgctcatctcaatg
The DNA window shown above is from Euphorbia lathyris chromosome 1, ddEupLath1.1, whole genome shotgun sequence and carries:
- the LOC136203072 gene encoding protein COBRA — encoded protein: MKMQFQFSSITGSISLFLFLLLSFSTFTSSEAYAANGNITIKWDAISWTPDGYVAVVTMYNYQKHRKIEKPGWALGWTWAKKEVIWSMMGAQTTEQGDCSKFKGNIPHSCKKDPIVVDLLPGTPYNQQIANCCKGGVMSAWAEDPANAVSAFQVSVGMAGTSKKTVKLPNKFRLKAPKSGYTCGPAKIVRPTRFISPDKRRVTQALMTWNVTCTYSYFLAPRGA